GTCGAGCGGGCGGAGACCATACTTACCGATGTGGGGCTGAAGGACTACATCGACGCCCGCCCGAACGAGATGAGCGGCGGTCAGCAGCAGCGGGTGGCCGTCGCCCGGGCCATCGTCTCCAACCCGGACGTGGTGTTGGCCGACGAGCCCACGGCGAACCTGGACTCAAAAACCGCCTCGTCGCTGTTGGAGATGATGCGGGAAATGAACGAGACCCACAAGGCGACGTTCGTCTTTTCCACCCACGATCGACTGGTGATGGATTACGCCCGGCGGCTGGTGAAGCTCCGGGACGGCCGGGTGGAAGAGGATATAGACAAGGACGCATGATGCCGGGGCCGACGAAATCATTGAATGTACGGAAGCCTTTTGCGCATTGCAAAACATGTGATGTGTGTAATACCCCTTTACGGAAAGTCACGGGTAATAAACAATATGACCGATCAGGAAAAACGCGTCTATGAGGAGAAACGTTTTTGGAGCGGATCCGCTTCCCGCTATGACCGGTTTCTCGATCGATTTTCCGAGAGCTATCGGGTGCTTATTGAAAGAATCGATCGAGAGGTATGTCCTGATCATGTTGTGCTGGAGGTGGCCGCCGGTACGGGCTTGATAACGCTGGAGATCGCCCGGAGGGTTTCGGTGGTATACGCCGTTGATATTACGCCGGAAATGATAGCAGAGGCGAAACGGAAGGCCTTCGACCGACACATTGAAAATATCAGCTTCTTTATCGAGGATGCATACGAACTCCCATTTGAGGACCGGTCGTTTGACACGGTCATCTGTGCGAACGCCCTGCACAATATGAAAGAGCCGGAGAGGGCCCTGGCAGAGATGAAACGGGTGGTAAAAGAATCGGGGAAGGCGATTTTACCCACATTCTGTCACGGCGAAGGGCTGAAATCGCGCATCACATCCCGGGTGATTACTCTCCTGGGTTTTCCCGGATACCAGAGATTTACCAGGGAAAGGCTGTGTGGACTGGTGGAGCGTTCCGGTTTTTATGTTGAAAGCATGGAAATTATACGGGAGAAAATACCGATCGCCTTTATTGTTGCAACACCGGAAAAAAGCGACGTGTGAGACCACCGTGGTCGAACTATCAAGTAAATTGGGGCCATATCCTTCCTACAGGGACTGGCCTGGACCCGGGTAAAAAAAAGGAGTGGTGGAAGAAGCGGTCCCGGACAGATTGATCGTCTGGAGGTTACAAAAGGTAATACCGTTACCCGTTCGGCTGCTGCTGAAATTGGAAAACACTCATAGCGGTGTGAAAATTGACCATATAATAGGAGCCGGTTTTTGGGGAGTGGGGAGACGATTTGACCGGGGGTGTAAGGTTTACTTTTCGAAGAGTTTCAGGGAAGCAATGGATGAGCACGTGAGAGTTGAGTTCAAGCGATTTAAGGATTTGCGGCAAATATTTGAAAAACCCGAGTTTGATCGAAGTCGTGGGATGTAACACTCTACCTACATTCCAATGTGTTTGAGTCGTTTGTTTTTTTGAAGAGCGTGATGGATTTCACTGACGAAAGAAAGAGAAGGATCGTTTTTGTCAGCCAGTGTATTTTGAATCAAAATGTGCGATTTCCCGGCATCGCCGTGTGTGCCGGGGTGTGTACTGAGCTGGTTGATCGATTGGTGAAAAACGATTTCGGGATCGAAGCGATGCCCTGCCTTGAGCGTCTCGGGTGGGGCGGAGTGTCGAGGAAAACCTATTTCAGATACCAATCCATTTTTCTCGCCTGGAAAGATACCCCCCTTTTTTTTATTTTCACATTTCTGGGAAGATTGTGGCTTTTCAGGTACAGTTTGTTGTGCAAGAGGGAGGCCGAAAAGATTGTCGCGCATATACGGGATTATATTGATTCCGGGTATTCGGTTTCGGGTATCATACTGATGAACGACAGCCCCACGGACGGTGCCACGAAAACCATCGATCTTATCCGGGCGGTGGAGAGGATCACGTCGTTGGGATATGATCCTGCTGTTATGAAAAATCCGAAATTGGATGTGATGAGGAAAGTCATCCCCCTGCTGTGTGAGAAGGGGGAGGGGATTTTCACGCGAAGGCTGATCCGTGAACTTTCGAAGAGGAATGTGGACAGTGCAATTATCGACTATGATCCCTGGACCGATCAGGATGCGGAATCGAAAAGGGTCATCGGTGAGCTTGAAAATACATCTCCTGTTTTACCTGAATAGTATTGCCTCGTCGTAAGACGTTCCCGTGGGTTACTCTTCAATTCTCCTGAATCTCTTTTTGATATCTTCAACGATGATATAGAGACAGGGGATGACGATGAGCGTCAATAGCACCGCGAAGGCCAATCCCCATACGATGGATACCGCCATCGGCGTCAGCATGGGCTCCCTGCCGCCTATGCCGATGGCCATGGGAAAGAGCCCCCCGATGGTTGTCAGGGATGTGAGGAGAATCGGCCTCAGGCGTATTTTCCCCGTTTCCACGACCGACTCGAATATATCCATCCCCTTGTCCCTCTCCTTGTTGATGAAGTCGACCATCACGATGGAGTCGTTCACGACGATCCCCACGAGGGCGATGATGCCGATGCCCGCCATGAGGGAAAGCTCGATGTTCATGATAAAGAGTCCCAGGACGACGCCGATAAATGAAAACGGAACGGTCGCCATGATGATAAAAGGCTGCAGGTAGGATCGAAAGAGCGCCGCCAGGATGATGTAAATGATCAAGAGGGCGAGAAAAAGAGACCTCAGCAGCGAAAAGATGGACTCCATCGTGTCCTCATATTCACCGCCGTAGGTGAATGTATAGCCGGGATACGTCGTGCTCCTGGTTCCGAATGTGTCGATGAGAATCTCATTGGCCTCCTTCGATGTGAGTTCTCCCTCGATGACATTGGCGGTGACGGTCAGGGTTCTTTCACGATCGATGTGATTGATGCTCAGCATTCCGTCGTTGTAGACGATCTCCGAAAAGGTCCTCAGGGGAATCCTGTAGTCTTCGGGGTTCAAAATGGAGAAGTTCATGAGACGCTCGATGTTTTGCATCTCTTCGTCGAACTTGACGACGATATCGATACTGTCCGTACCCCGGATGACATCTCCGGCACTGCTTCCCGAAAACGCGGTGCGAAGCTCTCCGGCGACATCCGTAATATTCAGTCCGAGAGCGCCCATCACGTACCTGTCGAACGTGAATTGTATCTCTTCCTTTCCCCTTTCATAATCATTGGTGATATCGACAATCCCCTCGATACCTTCCATCTCGGTTTCGAAATCTTCGACCAGGTCCAGGATGGTCGAAAATTCATCCCCCTGTATTTTTACCTCCACGGGGGAGCCGGAGGAAGGGCCTCTTCGCTGAGAGCGATAGACGATTGATGTGGGTCCTGCGATCATATCGGTCTGTTCTCGGATGTCCTCGATGATGCTCTCCGCGCCGATTTTCCTGTACCCGTATTCGGTCAGCTCCACGGTAATGCGGCCCCTGTATGAGGTGGAGGTTCCTCCCACCGATGAGATGATCGCGGATATTTCCTCTTCGGGTCGACCGGCGATAATATCCTCGATCTCCCTGACGACAGTATCCGTCTCTTCCAGGTTGCTGTCCGTCGGCATGTTGATGGAAACCCGGAATGTCTCGGCGATGGACTGCCCCATGAAAACGAACCGCAGGGTGAAAAGCCCGAAGATGATGGTGACGACGGCGACACCGAAAAGACTCAGGAAAACAAGATAGCGTCGATTCAAGAGGACACCGAGAACCCGTCCATAGTACTCCCTGATCGGTGAGAACCATGTGCGCACCTCCCGGTACGCCTCCGCGCCTTTGTTTTTGGCGAACTCATTGAGGTGTGACGGCAGAATCAAAAACGCCTCCACCAGCGAGGCCACCAGGGTCACGATGACCACGAGGGGAATAAACTTCAGGAACTTCCCGATGATTCCCGAAATGAGAAAGAGCGGGACGAATGCCGCGATATTCGTGGCGATGGCGGCGACGACGGG
This genomic interval from Candidatus Zymogenaceae bacterium contains the following:
- a CDS encoding ATP-binding cassette domain-containing protein, with the translated sequence VERAETILTDVGLKDYIDARPNEMSGGQQQRVAVARAIVSNPDVVLADEPTANLDSKTASSLLEMMREMNETHKATFVFSTHDRLVMDYARRLVKLRDGRVEEDIDKDA
- a CDS encoding class I SAM-dependent methyltransferase → MTDQEKRVYEEKRFWSGSASRYDRFLDRFSESYRVLIERIDREVCPDHVVLEVAAGTGLITLEIARRVSVVYAVDITPEMIAEAKRKAFDRHIENISFFIEDAYELPFEDRSFDTVICANALHNMKEPERALAEMKRVVKESGKAILPTFCHGEGLKSRITSRVITLLGFPGYQRFTRERLCGLVERSGFYVESMEIIREKIPIAFIVATPEKSDV
- a CDS encoding efflux RND transporter permease subunit, whose protein sequence is MSISRFSVKNSVLINMITVAVLILGVYHTTRLSREVFPSVDFGYIRVTTTYSGASPEEIEKLITIPIEDEISDIDGIEEITSTSSEGVSSISIKAEANIVGAKLDRLLDDVKNEVDKVNDIPEDADDPNVVKREPRFDVITIGIWGDADRERLQETADRLKDELELVEGVSTVEMEGYRDREIWVEVDPRKLESLSLNLDEIVAAIKQQNRTIPGGSVDSGSKELLIRSIGEVVDADDLGTIVIRSYPETVLTLKDVAKITETFEEETSYNRLNGRRAVLLTVKKNSSGDVIDIARDVRAIVENEREHLESGMTLSLVDDEAAHVIKRQKTLLFNALLGMFLVILILYAFLDSRVAFWASVGIPFSFLSAIIIMSFMGITLNLLTMFALILVLGIVVDDAIVVSENFFRYREMGYTVGEASVRGADEVLMPVVAAIATNIAAFVPLFLISGIIGKFLKFIPLVVIVTLVASLVEAFLILPSHLNEFAKNKGAEAYREVRTWFSPIREYYGRVLGVLLNRRYLVFLSLFGVAVVTIIFGLFTLRFVFMGQSIAETFRVSINMPTDSNLEETDTVVREIEDIIAGRPEEEISAIISSVGGTSTSYRGRITVELTEYGYRKIGAESIIEDIREQTDMIAGPTSIVYRSQRRGPSSGSPVEVKIQGDEFSTILDLVEDFETEMEGIEGIVDITNDYERGKEEIQFTFDRYVMGALGLNITDVAGELRTAFSGSSAGDVIRGTDSIDIVVKFDEEMQNIERLMNFSILNPEDYRIPLRTFSEIVYNDGMLSINHIDRERTLTVTANVIEGELTSKEANEILIDTFGTRSTTYPGYTFTYGGEYEDTMESIFSLLRSLFLALLIIYIILAALFRSYLQPFIIMATVPFSFIGVVLGLFIMNIELSLMAGIGIIALVGIVVNDSIVMVDFINKERDKGMDIFESVVETGKIRLRPILLTSLTTIGGLFPMAIGIGGREPMLTPMAVSIVWGLAFAVLLTLIVIPCLYIIVEDIKKRFRRIEE